One part of the Lapillicoccus jejuensis genome encodes these proteins:
- a CDS encoding dipeptide ABC transporter ATP-binding protein — MSAATSGPTTGPEPVLAVRGLDVGVHDLGLVHDVSFAVGRGERVGLIGESGSGKSLTGLSLLGLLPEDVRATGSVRLAGVDHDLVGASERQLAAVRGRQVAMVFQEPMTALDPTMRVGDQVAEALLVHRTVPDRGTARRRAVELLDRVRLPDPGQAARAYPHQLSGGQRQRVVLAIALADDPALLVCDEPTTALDVTVQALVLDLVVRGVQERDAALLLITHDLAVVATACERVLVMYGGRIVEAGPVEQVFTRPRHRYTQGLVAASDLSVTDERGRPVSIPGSVPPAGLFPPGCVFRTRCAHADATCEERPGWTPYGPGEGDGGFACHHPAPASETSAAPATTVSDAARSATETSERSAATATDPSDAAGVGVSVRDVVRDYRRPRRSLRQPGPVVRALRGVSLRVEPGERFGVVGESGCGKSTLLRLLAGLDRPTSGTVELTGADGPTTPGRREQPQLVFQDPTGSLDPRMRVRDVVAEPLLATTRDRAAREARVAELLEQVGLPREAGDRFPHQFSGGQRQRISIARALAPRPGLLLADEPVSALDVSVRAQVLGLLADLVDELRVTLVLVSHDLSVVRHLCDRVAVMSDGEVVETGPTEQVWSDPQHPYTRRLLAAVPSMERALAGAGTRDLAAAELDRLTPEPAQEAR; from the coding sequence GTGAGCGCCGCGACCAGCGGGCCGACGACCGGGCCCGAGCCGGTGCTCGCGGTGCGCGGCCTCGACGTCGGGGTCCACGACCTCGGGCTCGTCCACGACGTGTCCTTCGCGGTCGGGCGCGGCGAACGCGTGGGTCTCATCGGCGAGTCCGGCTCCGGGAAGTCCCTCACCGGGCTGTCGCTGCTGGGGCTGCTGCCGGAGGACGTCCGCGCGACCGGCTCGGTGCGCCTCGCCGGCGTCGACCACGACCTCGTCGGCGCGAGCGAGCGGCAGCTGGCGGCCGTCCGGGGCCGGCAGGTGGCGATGGTGTTCCAGGAACCCATGACGGCGCTCGACCCGACGATGCGGGTGGGCGACCAGGTCGCCGAGGCGCTGCTCGTGCACCGCACCGTGCCCGACCGGGGGACGGCGCGCCGCCGGGCCGTCGAGCTGCTCGACCGGGTGCGGCTGCCCGACCCCGGGCAGGCCGCTCGCGCCTACCCGCACCAGCTCTCCGGCGGTCAGCGCCAGCGCGTCGTCCTCGCCATCGCGCTGGCCGACGACCCGGCGCTGCTCGTCTGCGACGAGCCGACGACCGCGCTCGACGTCACCGTGCAGGCGCTCGTCCTCGACCTCGTCGTGCGGGGGGTGCAGGAGCGGGACGCCGCGCTGCTGCTCATCACCCACGACCTCGCCGTCGTCGCCACCGCGTGCGAACGGGTCCTCGTCATGTACGGCGGCCGGATCGTCGAGGCGGGGCCCGTCGAGCAGGTCTTCACCCGTCCCCGCCACCGCTACACGCAGGGCCTCGTCGCGGCCTCCGACCTGTCCGTCACCGACGAGCGCGGTCGCCCGGTCAGCATCCCCGGCTCGGTGCCGCCCGCCGGTCTCTTCCCGCCCGGCTGCGTGTTCCGCACCCGGTGCGCCCACGCCGACGCGACGTGCGAGGAGCGGCCGGGCTGGACGCCGTACGGGCCGGGGGAGGGCGATGGGGGCTTCGCCTGCCACCACCCCGCCCCTGCGTCCGAGACCTCGGCGGCGCCGGCCACCACCGTCTCGGACGCTGCGCGGTCGGCGACGGAGACGTCCGAGAGGTCGGCAGCGACAGCCACCGACCCCTCGGACGCTGCGGGGGTGGGGGTGAGCGTGCGGGACGTCGTGCGCGACTACCGGCGGCCGCGGCGGTCGCTGCGGCAGCCGGGGCCGGTCGTCCGCGCGCTGCGCGGGGTGAGCCTGCGGGTCGAGCCGGGGGAGCGGTTCGGGGTCGTCGGGGAGTCGGGGTGCGGCAAGTCGACGCTGCTGCGGCTGCTCGCCGGGCTCGACCGGCCGACGAGCGGCACCGTCGAGCTGACCGGCGCCGACGGGCCGACCACCCCCGGTCGGCGCGAGCAGCCGCAGCTGGTCTTCCAGGACCCGACGGGCTCGCTCGACCCGCGGATGCGGGTGCGCGACGTCGTCGCCGAGCCGCTGCTGGCCACCACCCGGGACCGGGCGGCGCGCGAGGCCCGGGTCGCCGAGCTGCTCGAGCAGGTGGGGCTGCCGCGCGAGGCCGGCGACCGGTTCCCGCACCAGTTCTCCGGCGGCCAGCGCCAGCGCATCTCGATCGCCCGGGCCCTCGCCCCGCGCCCGGGGCTGCTGCTCGCCGACGAGCCGGTGAGCGCCCTCGACGTCTCGGTCCGCGCCCAGGTCCTCGGGCTGCTCGCCGACCTCGTCGACGAGCTGCGGGTCACCCTCGTCCTCGTCTCGCACGACCTGTCCGTCGTGCGCCACCTGTGCGACCGCGTCGCCGTCATGAGCGACGGCGAGGTCGTCGAGACCGGCCCGACCGAGCAGGTGTGGTCCGACCCCCAGCACCCCTACACCCGGCGGCTGCTCGCCGCCGTCCCGTCGATGGAGCGCGCCCTCGCCGGGGCGGGCACCCGCGACCTCGCGGCGGCCGAGCTCGACCGGCTGACCCCCGAGCCCGCGCAGGAGGCCCGATGA
- a CDS encoding ABC transporter permease has product MSADLGAGLPASALGAVAPRRRRVDPSLVVGGVLVALTVVAAIVSFVWTPYDPTLVDATQRLQGFSSRHLLGTDKFGRDVLSQVLVGARTTLFVGVVAVGVSAVVGVPVGVVAAMGPRWLGELLMRTSDLVLAFPALLLAIMLSAVYGGSTLVAMVAIGIATVPSFARLVRSGALQVMSQEYVLAARVARRPAWAIGLRHVLPNVASLVIVQVSVSFAIAVLAEAALSFLGLGTPPPTPSWGRMLQEGQELLFVAPRLSIVPGVAIALAVLGFNLLGDGLRDLLDPRLDDRR; this is encoded by the coding sequence GTGAGCGCCGACCTCGGGGCCGGTCTGCCGGCGAGCGCGCTCGGTGCCGTCGCGCCGCGGCGGAGGCGGGTCGACCCGAGCCTGGTCGTCGGGGGCGTGCTCGTCGCGCTGACGGTGGTGGCGGCGATCGTGTCCTTCGTGTGGACGCCGTACGACCCCACCCTCGTCGACGCGACCCAGCGCCTGCAGGGGTTCTCGTCCCGGCACCTGCTCGGCACCGACAAGTTCGGCCGCGACGTGCTCTCGCAGGTCCTCGTCGGGGCGCGGACGACCCTCTTCGTCGGGGTCGTCGCGGTCGGGGTCTCCGCGGTGGTCGGCGTGCCCGTGGGGGTCGTCGCGGCGATGGGACCGCGGTGGCTGGGCGAGCTGCTCATGCGCACCAGCGACCTCGTGCTCGCCTTCCCGGCGCTGCTGCTCGCCATCATGCTCAGCGCGGTGTACGGCGGCTCGACCCTCGTCGCGATGGTCGCCATCGGCATCGCGACCGTGCCGAGCTTCGCCCGTCTCGTGCGCAGCGGCGCGCTACAGGTCATGTCCCAGGAATACGTCCTCGCCGCCCGGGTCGCGCGCCGGCCGGCCTGGGCGATCGGCCTTCGGCACGTGCTGCCCAACGTCGCGAGCCTCGTCATCGTCCAGGTCTCGGTGTCGTTCGCGATCGCCGTCCTCGCCGAGGCCGCCCTGTCCTTCCTCGGTCTCGGCACCCCGCCGCCGACACCCTCGTGGGGGCGGATGCTCCAGGAGGGGCAGGAGCTGCTCTTCGTCGCGCCCCGGCTCTCGATCGTCCCCGGGGTCGCCATCGCCCTCGCGGTGCTCGGGTTCAACCTGCTGGGTGACGGGCTGCGCGACCTGCTCGACCCGCGGCTGGACGACCGGCGGTGA
- a CDS encoding ABC transporter permease produces the protein MVLRLLRRLLVLLVGLAASSVVVFAFMAVLPGDPARVALGVNASEPAVAELRRQFGLDRPLLVQYGDWVRGLLTGDLGQSYVSRAPIGPQVLDRLQVTLILVVTSMVVAALVALPLGAWSALRHRRLSGLVLSALSQVGVAVPAFLAGILLITLFAVRLGWLPANGWTPPAQDPGMFVRQLVLPALSLGLVQGAVLTRYVRSAVLDVLRQDHVRTARATGLSPGRVLWRHGARNAAVPVVTVLGLQLATLLVGAVVVERVFVIPGLGSLLLDAVGQRDLKVVQDVVMVLVLAVLLVNVVVDLLYVVIDPRLRTASR, from the coding sequence GTGGTCCTGCGCCTGCTGCGACGGCTGCTCGTGCTGCTCGTCGGCCTGGCCGCCTCCTCGGTGGTCGTCTTCGCCTTCATGGCCGTCCTGCCGGGCGACCCGGCGCGGGTCGCCCTGGGGGTCAACGCCTCCGAGCCGGCGGTGGCCGAGCTGCGTCGCCAGTTCGGCCTCGACCGGCCGCTGCTCGTGCAGTACGGCGACTGGGTGCGGGGCCTGCTCACCGGTGACCTCGGGCAGTCCTACGTCTCGCGCGCGCCGATCGGGCCGCAGGTCCTGGACCGGCTCCAGGTGACCCTCATCCTCGTCGTCACCTCGATGGTGGTCGCGGCCCTCGTCGCGCTCCCGCTCGGGGCGTGGAGCGCTCTGCGCCACCGGCGCCTCTCCGGGCTCGTGCTCTCGGCGCTGTCGCAGGTGGGGGTCGCCGTCCCCGCCTTCCTCGCCGGCATCCTGCTCATCACCCTCTTCGCGGTCCGGCTCGGCTGGCTACCCGCCAACGGGTGGACCCCGCCCGCGCAGGACCCGGGGATGTTCGTGCGCCAGCTCGTCCTGCCCGCGCTGTCGCTCGGGCTCGTCCAGGGGGCCGTGCTCACCCGCTACGTGCGCAGCGCCGTCCTCGACGTGCTGCGCCAGGACCACGTCCGCACGGCCCGCGCCACCGGGCTGAGCCCCGGTCGGGTGCTGTGGCGCCACGGGGCCCGCAACGCCGCCGTCCCGGTCGTCACCGTGCTCGGGCTGCAGCTGGCGACCCTGCTCGTCGGGGCCGTCGTCGTCGAGCGGGTCTTCGTCATCCCCGGCCTCGGCAGCCTGCTCCTCGACGCGGTCGGGCAGCGCGACCTCAAGGTCGTCCAGGACGTCGTCATGGTCCTCGTCCTCGCCGTGCTGCTGGTCAACGTCGTCGTCGACCTGCTGTACGTCGTCATCGACCCCCGGCTGCGGACGGCGTCCCGGTGA